One Lacticaseibacillus rhamnosus genomic window carries:
- a CDS encoding LysM peptidoglycan-binding domain-containing protein, which produces MKKKTISTTIATGLLLAPMALGLVANQAPAATVHAATSTIAKTPSNNALANWTANTPSHIKQQIQSQGIDPSNAKAAIYTIQWGDTLWGISQATGITIDQLATNNHIANRDLIIAGAKLTLNGSAKAQAFVQNAPGQSAESKASVSGAGNIAANTTGAATGTTTTATGATTGATGSAAGTSSKADTSTPSTTPSGTESTGSGVTGGKTGATTPSGEGSSAVTPSTPSTGSSAGSSAASGSSSSASEGSSSASTPSQPSTGSGSEGSGSSTPSQPSTPTATYADVTVKAVTSDGTVLKTATISHQAVGTSVTAQASSVAVSGYDLNDNSSKSATVTKSGAVITFTFKKHETPAPAGKTYTPNVDHIKQLVMAKYNLASHGKYWGKPVGTPGDNGSIVGADGHLYLATPETWPTDSNPYTSDEQIAEAIWETRVTQALDDPNNVSAVIDTLTATGSTTINPNGTVSGKIQTYMHLTWYQKF; this is translated from the coding sequence ATGAAAAAGAAAACCATTTCCACAACCATTGCTACCGGCTTGTTACTGGCCCCGATGGCATTAGGCTTGGTTGCTAACCAAGCACCAGCCGCAACTGTTCACGCCGCTACCAGTACCATTGCTAAGACGCCAAGCAATAACGCTTTAGCCAACTGGACGGCCAACACCCCAAGCCACATTAAGCAGCAAATCCAATCCCAAGGCATTGACCCAAGCAACGCCAAAGCCGCAATCTATACGATTCAATGGGGCGACACCCTTTGGGGCATCAGTCAAGCCACCGGCATCACGATTGATCAATTGGCAACTAACAACCACATTGCTAACCGCGACTTGATTATCGCGGGTGCCAAATTGACACTGAACGGTTCCGCTAAGGCTCAGGCCTTTGTGCAAAATGCTCCGGGCCAGTCCGCTGAATCCAAAGCATCTGTCAGTGGCGCAGGTAACATCGCAGCGAATACCACCGGTGCCGCAACCGGGACCACTACGACTGCTACTGGCGCAACGACTGGTGCTACGGGTTCTGCCGCTGGTACCAGTTCTAAAGCTGACACCAGCACCCCAAGCACCACGCCAAGCGGTACTGAAAGCACCGGCTCGGGTGTCACCGGCGGCAAGACTGGTGCGACCACCCCAAGTGGCGAAGGCTCCAGTGCCGTAACCCCAAGCACCCCAAGTACCGGATCAAGTGCCGGTTCTAGTGCTGCATCTGGTAGCAGTTCCAGTGCCAGTGAGGGCAGCTCCAGTGCCTCAACGCCAAGTCAGCCAAGCACCGGTTCCGGTTCGGAAGGTTCTGGCAGCAGCACTCCGTCACAACCAAGTACCCCAACCGCCACTTATGCGGACGTCACCGTTAAAGCCGTCACCAGCGACGGCACGGTTCTAAAGACCGCTACGATTTCGCATCAGGCAGTCGGCACCAGCGTCACTGCGCAAGCCAGTTCCGTCGCTGTTAGTGGTTATGACTTGAACGACAATTCCAGCAAGTCCGCCACCGTGACCAAGAGTGGCGCGGTCATCACGTTCACATTCAAGAAGCACGAAACTCCGGCACCCGCTGGCAAGACCTATACGCCGAATGTCGATCACATTAAGCAGCTCGTGATGGCCAAGTACAATCTTGCGTCACACGGCAAATATTGGGGCAAACCGGTCGGCACACCAGGCGACAACGGCTCAATCGTTGGTGCTGATGGCCATCTCTATCTAGCCACCCCAGAAACATGGCCGACAGACAGCAACCCTTATACTTCTGACGAGCAAATTGCCGAAGCTATTTGGGAAACCCGTGTTACTCAGGCACTAGATGACCCTAACAATGTCTCTGCAGTTATTGATACCTTAACTGCTACCGGATCAACTACCATCAATCCTAATGGCACTGTCTCTGGTAAGATTCAGACCTACATGCACTTAACTTGGTACCAAAAGTTCTAA
- a CDS encoding helix-turn-helix domain-containing protein, with protein MLMNIGRIVRERRQAKGMTIEQLAEKADVSVSLISRLERERVDNIKLANLAAIANALQLQMADFFRDSRLQTPKVVELLDYLAEQPEEKREDAAALMLRLMKL; from the coding sequence GTGTTGATGAATATTGGGAGAATTGTGAGGGAAAGACGTCAAGCGAAGGGTATGACTATCGAGCAGTTGGCGGAAAAAGCGGATGTTTCTGTATCGCTAATTTCCCGTCTAGAACGTGAGCGTGTTGATAACATTAAATTGGCCAATTTAGCAGCGATCGCAAATGCACTGCAACTGCAGATGGCAGATTTTTTCAGAGACTCGCGTTTGCAAACCCCTAAAGTTGTTGAGCTTTTGGACTACTTGGCCGAGCAGCCTGAAGAGAAACGTGAAGATGCCGCCGCGCTCATGTTACGGCTGATGAAGCTATAA